The region TCTAACGCGTCCGGGGATGACGAAGGCAACGCCCATCAACACCAAGCCAACGACGACACCAATGACCGAAAGCAGCAGAAACGTCTGACGTCCTTTGTAGACGTCCAGTGCGTAACGTTCGCCGGTCGCACCGCCGCGCATTTGGCTTAACGCATTATCGCTTGTGGCGAATGTCCAGAAGCTGAGCGTCTGCTCCATGTTCCACTGGCTGACGTCCCCTTCGATCAATTCAACGGGAACTTCAGTCGCTTTGTCGAGCGATTCCAGCGGCGTGATGCGGTACAGATAGACCGAGCTCACAAGACAGCCCAGAAACAAAAGCAGACCGATCACCAGGCAAACCGATTGCCCGTTGGACCATTCACGTCCCTGAGGTCCTTCGTTGCCTTGAACGACGGGCAGCTTCTTGAGTTCTCGAAGCGTAGGAACTTCGATCGTCTTGCCGCTAGGAGTTGTAATCGTTTCGCCGGCCTGAGAGGTCTCGACATGAACCTCTTCACCATCGGAAGTCGTCAGCAGATACGTTTGAGCCATGGCGCGTGTGCGATCGCAGGGTTTCTATCTAAGCGTGAATCGGGAAAGCCGAAACCGTCCAGTGTACTCCCCCGACCGCCTGTGGGGAAAACGGCTTGTGAGAACAGGGGCGTTTTTTACCAATCTTTACAGATTGTGCCGATTCTCGCCTAGCTTGGTGCCGCGCGACCCGTTTTCCCCCACCATGGAAGCGAAATGCCGCCGTCGACCAACAGCGTTGCCCCCGTCATGTAGGTATTTTTGGGGCTGCTCATGTAGCAGATCGCGTCGGCCATTTCTTCAGGCGTTCCGAGTCGACCGGCAGGGATTTTAGCGCCTCCTGCTTCCAAGACATCGTCGGTGGCAAATTTCCGTTCGCCAGGCGTATCGGTCCAGCCAGGCTGGATGATATTCACGCGGATCTTGAAGTCAGAAAGCTCGATGGCGGCCGTTTTGGCCATGTGCTCGATGGCTGCTTTCGACATGTTGTAGGCCATCGCTTTAGGAGCCGGGATGAACGCATGCGGCGAACTGATGATGCTGACCACCCCAGGTGTCTTTTGGGCAATCATCTGCCGCGACGAAGCACGCAGCAAGTGAAACGCACCCCACATGGTGACATCGATCGTACGGCGAAAACCTTCCATATCGGCTTCGTAGAAGAACTCGCGGTCGCTATAAACCGCGTTAGAAACGGCAACGTCCAGCTTACCGAATTTTTCGACCCCTTTGGCCACCATCGCTTCGACAGCTGCGTAGTCGGAAACGTCGCATTTGACGGCGATGGCTTCCGATCCGGCTTTCTCGATTTCGGCGACCACTTCTTCCCCTTTGGCAGGACTGGAGTGGTAATTCACGATGACTTTGGCCCCTTGCTGGGCAAAGGCGATCGCGGCCGATTTGCCGATCCCCTGGCTCGAACCTGTTACGAGAACCACTTGTCCTTCGAAATCTCGTTGCGTCATGGTTTTGTTTTCCGGGGTGTGATGGGAACTGTCGGCCAGTGCGATGAAGTCATTCTCTGCTGCGTAATGCTAACGACGGTTGCCATTAGCCGCAATTCGCGGACGACGCCAGCTTCGGGGAAGAAGCTGGAATGCTACCAATTCAATGGAACATTCTCACCCAAGTTGAGATTTTGCTCGAAAATGAGGCGTTTTTGCGCCTTTTCCGGAGTGTCCGATGGTGTGTGCGGGAAACATCGCAGCCCAGAAATCGAAACGCTGATGCCCAGATGCCACACACCGGGGTAATCTTCCCCCAGGAGCGAAGCTAAGGGAAAAGAATTGCCAGCACAGAGGAAAACCTGAGATAGACTGTGGTTGTCCGTAGATCGAAAAGGGACGGAAAGTCCTATTTTCCCGAATGAAACTCTGGACCCTGATTAGTGTCTAGTTAGAATTGGGTGAATTCGATCGACCAGTAAATGCTCGATGACTAGCCCAAATTTCGTATCCTCCAAACCCTCCATCTCTTAAACGAACAGCTTGCCCCCGTGGTCTGATTAAGTCCCACGGCTCCGAAGACGGAATTCTACTTGTCGTGAAACGAGTTGAGGTTTGGTTGCCATATGTGAATGCGGAGTGTCGCCCATATCGCAAGATGCAGACACTTCGATGGAAAGGATGCCCGGGACGATATCGTCTTGCCGGTTTTAATTTGCCTTGGTGGTTCTTTCAGTGAGAACTGTTGAGATTGAGATCAGCAAGACGTTGTTGAGTTTATATAAACTGCGGAATTTAGGTAATTGATAGCAAGCTTCCGGAAGGTTTTCCAGGCCATTACAGTCGCATAGAAGCGGTAAACTTCGTGGAAATGCGGCATTCCGGTTGATTACACTAGGGAATGAGACCGATTTTTAGGGAGTTGAAAGTCTGGTCGTTAACAAGGGTTAGAGTAATTCTTTGGCATAGCAAGATGCTGTGTCGGCCAGTGGCAAGAGAGGACTTGGTGCTGGTGGAAAGGGGCACGGATTACCACTGACACGTCGCACGTCGCTGCCGGCCATGTCCGTTTGCTGCTTCGATGCCGCGAAAGATCGCAAGATTGGCGAACTTCCGTCTGGCTCAGCACTGAACTTTCAGGATTGGGCAAGCCACGCAGGCCGCAAGCACGCGTCAGATGTAATCTCTTTCCAAATATCCACGGAAGGCAGTCGTTCGCGCGTTAGGTGGTAGACTTGCGAAGTTTTTCATCGCAATGAATGCCATCGAAAATAATGTGCGGAATGGGCGGGACGACCGCAAAACTTATCCCGTCACCCATGGGTTAAACCAGAAGAACACCGGCCTCACTTTGGCGAGTGAAGGAGTGATATGTTGTACGATTCGTTGATTGACGATTTCGAAGATGATGATGCACGTGTACGTCCACGGAGCTTCGACGATGCTGCCGTCGATGTAATAGACGACTCTGATGACGATCGCATGATGTCTACGGACGATATGTCGAATGATTCGGCAGATGATTCGTCCGAAGAGTTCAGCGAGGATAGCGAAACGTGGTCCGACGACCCCGTTCGTATGTACCTGACGCAGATGGGCGAGATTCCCCTGTTGACCCGCCAACAGGAAATCTATCTGGCCCGCAAGATCGAACAGACCCGTGCCAAATTCCGCCGCTTGCTCTTGGAGTGTGACTACGTCGCCCAAGATTCGTTCAAAGTATTGCAGCGCGTGCAGGATGGCGAACTTCCGTTCGATCGTACCGTTCAAGTTTCGGTGACTGATCGTCTGGAAAAAGAACAGATCATGGGTCGCATGCCGATCAACTTGATCACGATCGATCGCCTGCTCAAGCGAAACCGCCGCGATTACATCACCGCGCTGAGCAAGTCTGCTTCGGCCGAAAAGCGCCATGCTGCTTGGAAGCGTCTGGGGCATCGCCGCCAACGCGTCGTTAAGCTGATCGAAGAGCTCGGTCTGCGTACGCAGCGTATTGAAGCCAAGATTGGCGTGTTGGAAGAATTCTGCCGACGCATCAACGAACTGAAGGCTCGCTTGGACGATCACAAAGCGGCGAACACGCCGATGGAAGATCGCGAGCCACTGCTGGCTGAATATCGCAACTTGTTGATGGCGACCCAAGAGACTCCCAAGAGCCTCAACCGTCGCTGCCAGGCCGTCAAAGCGATTTACTCGGAATACCAGCAAGCCAAACGCGAGCTGTCCGAAGGTAACTTGCGTCTGGTCGTTTCGATCGCCAAGAAGTATCGTAACCGTGGCTTGAGCTTCCTGGATCTGATCCAAGAAGGTAACGCCGGTTTGATGCGTGCGGTCGACAAGTTTGAATACCGTCGTGGTTTCAAGTTCTGTACGTACGCCACCTGGTGGATTCGTCAGGCCATCACGCGTGCTGTTGCTGACCAAAGCCGAACCATTCGTATCCCGGTTCACATGGTCGAAACGATGTCCCGCGTCCGCAACGTCGCTCGACAGTTGCTGCAAGAAAAAGGTCGCGAACCAACCATCGAAGAAACGGCCCGTCGTGCTGGCACCACTGTCGAGGAAGCTCGACGCGTGTTGGCTATGAGCCGCTACCCGATCTCGCTTGACCGCCCTGTTGGTAACAGCGAAGACAGCCAGTTCGGCGATCTGCTTCCCGATGGCGAAGCCGAAAGCCCAGCCAACGGTGCAGCTCAAGAAATGTTGCGTGGTCGTATCGGTCGCGTGCTGAAGACTCTCAGCTACCGCGAACGCGAGATCATCAAGCTGCGTTACGGCTTGGGCGATGGCTACAGCTATACCCTGGAGGAAGTTGGTCACATCTTTAAAGTGACGCGAGAACGTATCCGCCAGATCGAAGCCAAAGCAGTCCGCAAACTGCAGCAGCCAAGCCGCAGCCAAGACCTGGTCGGGTTCCTCGACTAAGCCGCTGCCGCGACAACTTTCGAAATTCAAAAGCCGGACTCAAATGGGTCCGGCTTTTTTTGTTGTTAGTTTCCAGTGGGAAGTGTTCCGCTTTCAGCAGGAAAGAGGTTTCCTCAAACCACATCAGGTATTGGGTGGCCCACGGTTGCTTGCAACCATGGGCCACCCGGCAGATACCTACCCTCTTACCGAAAAACAGAACACTTCCCACTGAAAACTAACCCTGTGGAAAACCGGTCGATAACCTGTCACTATGCTGTCTATAGCTTGTCGTTAACTGGTCGATAGCCGTTTGATGAATTGTTGATACTTGTCGATAACTTGCGCAAACTCGAGACATGCCTGAGCAGGAATCCAATCCGTTCACTTCTCCGCACGGCGACGATGATTCGACGCCGCAAGAGATCTCGTCGTTTCCCGCGGCGTTGGCGATTGCGATCTTGCTTGGCTTGGTACTCACCGCTTGGCAGATTGGCGAGTTCTTCGTCATCGGCTACACCGATACTTCGCAGCAGTTCAGTTTGTTGATCGGAGCCGGCTTCTCGTTTCTCATCTCGCTAGGGCTGATCGCACCGAGTACGCCGACTTGGGCCGTCGCGCGGTTTTACTTTCTGTTTCATGGAGCGATGTCGATTGGCTTTTGTGTGATGGCATTCGTCTTTCTCAAGCCACCGCTGGCAATCGTCTCGGGGCTGGTCCAAGCTGGATTTTGCCTGGCCATCTTCATGGCGTTGAAGCAACAAGCGGCCCGGCGATTCCATCTTTTGAAATGCCCTCAATGCGAGTACGTCAATTCGCGCGGGGATGACTTGTTATGCTTCCAGCGACGATGTACGCGTTGTGACTATCGCTGGTAGAGAAAATGTCTGATTCCCCTGACAACCCGTTTCGCTCGCCGCGCGTCCCCTCGCAAGCCGATGAAGCGGCTCCCATTAAGGGAATGGGTCTCGTCGGGCTCACAGGCCTGCTTTTCCTGATTGCGGCCCTTATGCATCTGGAGGCAGCCATTCTTATCGGCTATCGACTCCAGACCGTCGTCGGGGTGCTTACGTTAACGATCGGATTCATCATATTGCTGCCGTCGCATCACACGTGGTTGATCGGTCTCGCATACACCACGCTGATGGCGATACTTTCGGTCTGGCAGATTTCCACCGGAATGTTTGAGGACCACCCACTGCTGCTGTTTGGCTATGCCCCGCTGATCGTTTACATCGTCATCATGGTACTGCTCATTCAAAACGCGAGCGTCTATTACTGGAAACAGAACAGGAAAGAATGAACGCACGCTCTGACAACCCGTTTCAGTCGCCTAAGGGAATCGATCAAGATCCGCCCTCAGAAAGCAGCACCGACGAATCGAATCATCAGATGACCATCCTGCTGTTCATCACGTGGTGTTTGTTCATGTTGGTCGCCTCGCTGCACTTTGGGATGAGTTGGGTCGAGCGAGATGTTCTGCATGGCGTGTTGTTTTGCTTGACGGGAATCGTGGGCATCATTCTGATCATTCCCACGCCTGGTACCCGGCTGATGGCGATACTTTATGCGGCTTCGGTGGTGGCTTACTGCGGAACATTCGCCGCAATGCAGGAAAAAGGCTATCAAACGGTCGTCTTGCTCAGCTTCTTGGCCGTCTATGCCATCATGACTGCTCTACTGGTTTATATTGGAAACCAGGAAAGGAAGCAGATGACACGTGGATAACCCGTTCGAGTCCCCCAAAGCGATCCGGCAATCTCCGCAATTCGCCCCACTCTCGGTCCCCTTCGTCGCAGCGTGGGCGCTACTGATAACGTTGTCTGCGCTTCATCTGGGGTTTTACCTGACCTGGCAAAGCGTTCCTCAAGCCGTTCTTTTTGGATTGTCGCTGCTGGTCGTTTTGTTGATGGCCATCCCCGGAAACTGCCGGAAAGTTGGAACGATCACGTTGTCTCAGGTGCTGCTGGTCCTCTGCTTCGGCTGGTCGGTCACCGAAGTTGCCTATCCTGAAAACGTTAGCTTGATCCTGTTTGGAATCGGATATCTTGTCGTGCTTGTCACGCTGATTTATGCCCAACAGCCGAAGGGAGAGACCAATGGATGACAATCCGTTTGAATCCCCCGAAACAATCGAAGAACCTCCCGTCGAGACCGAAGTAGTCGAAGAGGCTGGCGATCCTCAGGCCATTCGCGTGCCAGGCCCCGTCGCATTGGCGTGGCTGCTCAGTCTGGGGCTTTCCGTGGCACTTGTCGTCTTAGTCGAATCG is a window of Bremerella sp. TYQ1 DNA encoding:
- a CDS encoding SDR family NAD(P)-dependent oxidoreductase, whose product is MTQRDFEGQVVLVTGSSQGIGKSAAIAFAQQGAKVIVNYHSSPAKGEEVVAEIEKAGSEAIAVKCDVSDYAAVEAMVAKGVEKFGKLDVAVSNAVYSDREFFYEADMEGFRRTIDVTMWGAFHLLRASSRQMIAQKTPGVVSIISSPHAFIPAPKAMAYNMSKAAIEHMAKTAAIELSDFKIRVNIIQPGWTDTPGERKFATDDVLEAGGAKIPAGRLGTPEEMADAICYMSSPKNTYMTGATLLVDGGISLPWWGKTGRAAPS
- a CDS encoding sigma-70 family RNA polymerase sigma factor, translating into MLYDSLIDDFEDDDARVRPRSFDDAAVDVIDDSDDDRMMSTDDMSNDSADDSSEEFSEDSETWSDDPVRMYLTQMGEIPLLTRQQEIYLARKIEQTRAKFRRLLLECDYVAQDSFKVLQRVQDGELPFDRTVQVSVTDRLEKEQIMGRMPINLITIDRLLKRNRRDYITALSKSASAEKRHAAWKRLGHRRQRVVKLIEELGLRTQRIEAKIGVLEEFCRRINELKARLDDHKAANTPMEDREPLLAEYRNLLMATQETPKSLNRRCQAVKAIYSEYQQAKRELSEGNLRLVVSIAKKYRNRGLSFLDLIQEGNAGLMRAVDKFEYRRGFKFCTYATWWIRQAITRAVADQSRTIRIPVHMVETMSRVRNVARQLLQEKGREPTIEETARRAGTTVEEARRVLAMSRYPISLDRPVGNSEDSQFGDLLPDGEAESPANGAAQEMLRGRIGRVLKTLSYREREIIKLRYGLGDGYSYTLEEVGHIFKVTRERIRQIEAKAVRKLQQPSRSQDLVGFLD